In one window of Poriferisphaera corsica DNA:
- a CDS encoding Gfo/Idh/MocA family protein produces MPKQQTSSTDANINKQQSSTLPEGLPAGIARLPDIDLRQLYQLTDDTGIFQHAVYAAPDPNHGYCIDDNARALIAAVLHARLRGYDERIVPLQRYLTFLAYAYNEDTHAFRNFMGYDRHWLEDIGSTDSQGRTIWALGLTVHHAPNDIIRELAEQLLFKSYQAASHFKFIRSQTFSLIGLQEYLSYNPDHKEIRELRDVIANRLFDRYKENATQDWPWWENTVTYDNAKLPHALLICGKDMRRDDMVEAALTSLEWLYEVQLADDGHLSIIGNDGWLQKGHTKAMFDQQPLEAYAMIHGCLTAAAMTKDSKWAKYAWNCFSWFTGRNDTGIPLYHPDTGGCQDGLEASGPNKNQGAESSLAYLLSVLELHLYYELLAARITSTQPETFGIGLIGDGNTAAFTMQNFVKHEHLRPISAWSTAPEKVKHITSPLSMTACNDLKDLLDDPRIQIIYIASQPNMRSSHAIAALNAGKHVLLEKPIATDLGSAHQIIQTAHQRDLVLGVNLMMRFGPLTHPVKQLIRRSILGMPLRGYYINRAGDAGLPDNHWFWDNEISGGIFIEHGVHAFDLMRYWLGESQVLSASRFRRHFNDDPNEQSLIDQATCDLRYGYQTTVNFYHGFNQPVPLDMQDSRIIFERGQIILRGWIPSQIEIRGILTNSEIDQLQALFPKATIKTIRTFDEPLDIMHHHGRSTRIDCEIHLKWSSDHDKQTLYSNATQHLMQDFIKRIEHRRHRLRADANDALAALMIALDADRIAKGVTP; encoded by the coding sequence ATGCCCAAGCAGCAGACAAGCTCAACCGATGCCAATATCAACAAGCAGCAATCCTCCACATTACCGGAGGGGCTGCCTGCAGGTATCGCTCGCCTGCCAGATATCGATTTGAGACAGCTCTATCAATTAACTGATGATACGGGCATCTTTCAACACGCGGTTTATGCGGCTCCAGACCCCAATCACGGCTATTGCATTGATGATAATGCCAGAGCACTGATCGCAGCAGTGCTTCATGCGAGGCTTCGTGGCTACGACGAGCGAATTGTTCCATTGCAGCGATATCTAACTTTTTTAGCCTACGCATACAACGAAGACACGCATGCATTTCGTAATTTCATGGGATATGATCGCCATTGGCTAGAGGACATTGGCTCGACTGATTCGCAAGGCCGCACAATCTGGGCGCTCGGCCTGACGGTGCATCATGCACCCAATGATATCATTCGTGAATTGGCGGAGCAGCTTCTATTTAAAAGCTACCAAGCTGCATCACATTTCAAATTCATACGCTCACAGACCTTTTCCCTGATCGGGCTACAGGAATACCTAAGCTACAATCCTGATCACAAAGAGATCCGTGAACTTAGAGATGTGATCGCAAATCGTTTGTTCGATCGCTACAAAGAGAACGCAACACAAGATTGGCCATGGTGGGAAAATACCGTGACCTATGACAACGCCAAACTCCCGCATGCACTTTTAATTTGCGGCAAAGACATGCGTCGAGATGATATGGTCGAAGCAGCACTAACTTCACTTGAATGGCTATATGAAGTACAGCTGGCTGACGATGGGCATTTATCGATTATTGGGAATGATGGCTGGCTTCAAAAAGGTCACACAAAAGCAATGTTTGATCAGCAGCCTCTAGAAGCTTATGCCATGATACATGGCTGCCTCACAGCCGCTGCCATGACAAAAGACAGTAAATGGGCAAAATATGCCTGGAATTGTTTTTCATGGTTCACTGGTAGAAATGATACTGGCATACCACTCTATCACCCGGATACTGGAGGTTGCCAAGATGGGCTTGAAGCAAGCGGGCCGAATAAAAACCAAGGCGCTGAATCCTCATTAGCGTACCTTCTATCTGTATTGGAGCTACATCTATATTATGAGTTACTTGCAGCTCGGATCACTTCAACACAGCCTGAAACTTTCGGTATTGGCTTGATTGGTGATGGCAATACTGCGGCCTTTACAATGCAGAACTTTGTCAAACATGAGCACCTTAGACCAATTTCAGCATGGTCCACTGCTCCAGAAAAAGTCAAACATATCACAAGCCCCCTGAGCATGACTGCCTGCAATGATTTGAAAGACTTGCTTGACGACCCTCGTATACAGATCATTTACATCGCCAGTCAACCCAACATGCGTTCTTCACATGCAATCGCAGCTCTCAATGCAGGGAAGCATGTACTACTTGAAAAACCAATCGCAACAGATCTGGGTAGCGCTCACCAAATCATTCAAACAGCTCATCAACGAGATCTTGTCTTGGGCGTGAATCTAATGATGCGATTCGGCCCCCTAACACATCCTGTCAAACAGTTGATTAGACGATCAATTCTCGGTATGCCTTTGCGTGGCTATTACATCAACCGCGCGGGTGATGCTGGATTACCTGACAACCACTGGTTTTGGGACAATGAAATTTCTGGCGGCATCTTTATTGAACATGGTGTACATGCTTTCGATTTAATGCGTTATTGGCTTGGTGAGTCACAAGTACTCTCAGCTTCTCGTTTTCGACGCCACTTCAACGATGATCCGAATGAACAATCACTGATAGATCAAGCAACATGCGATCTGAGATATGGATACCAAACAACGGTAAATTTCTATCATGGCTTCAATCAACCTGTGCCTTTAGATATGCAAGATTCTCGCATCATCTTTGAGAGAGGACAGATTATTTTACGGGGTTGGATACCATCCCAAATCGAAATCCGCGGCATTCTGACCAATTCCGAAATCGATCAATTGCAAGCACTTTTCCCTAAAGCCACAATCAAAACAATTCGCACCTTCGATGAGCCACTCGATATCATGCATCATCACGGCAGGAGTACACGAATTGATTGTGAAATACATCTAAAATGGTCTAGCGATCACGACAAGCAAACACTCTATAGCAACGCAACACAACACTTGATGCAAGATTTTATCAAACGCATTGAACACCGTCGGCATCGACTTCGTGCTGACGCCAATGATGCATTGGCTGCTCTGATGATTGCACTCGATGCTGACCGTATTGCAAAGGGTGTAACGCCATGA